Part of the Longimicrobium sp. genome is shown below.
GCGAACGTGCTCGCCGACTCCATCCGCCGCGCGCGGTCGAAATCGATCTCCGCTATCGCCAAACCGTTGCTTTCACACCGACGACTCCGATCCACGTGCCCACCCATCGTACTCGCGCGAAGCCGGTCCTCGCGGCCGCGCTGATCCTGGTCGCCGCCGCGTTCGCGACCGTGACGCGGCCAGCGCAGCCGGACCGCGACGCGGCTGCCGCGCGGCGGGCGTTCGACCATTTCCTGCGCGGCTCGCTGGAGCAGCCGGGATGGGTGCCGGTGGACACGGCGTGGGCCGAAGTCGTCGACGACTGTGGCTGGAAGGACGACAATCGGACGAACCGCATGTACTGGATGGCCCGCTACCGCATCGTCTCGGTGAGGGTCCATGGAGACCGCGGCACCGGCGTGGCGGACGTGCTCGCGGCGGCGGAGCAGGTGCCCGATCCGGTCCTCTACGGCCGGGTCACGCTGCGGGTGGCGCATCACGTCCTGCGCTTTCCGCTGCGGCGCGACGGGGCGCGGAAGTGGCGCGTCTGCCCGGTCTCGGAAAGCGGGTGGCAGCTGGGCCATGACATCGTGCCCCACAACATCGGGATCGACGAGGACCTCGTCTTCGCCACCATCGACTCCATCCGCGGCGTGCCGCACCGCCGCTGGTTCGACTTCCCGCGCTGAATCCGATGAAGCTCCTCTCCATCCAGGTGGCGCTGCCCCGCGAGCACGGGCGCGAAGGCGCGGAGAAGGCGATCGACCGCCCGTGGACCACGGCGTTCTTCAAGGAGCCCGTGGCCGGGCCGGTGTGGCTGGGGCGCACGAACCTGGCGGGCGACCGGCAGGCCGACCCGGAGCACCACGGCGGCCCCGACAGGGCGGTGATGTGCTACGCCGCCGCGCACTATCTCTTCTGGCGCGACGAGCTCGGGCGCGAGCTGCCGCACGGCGGGTTCGGCGAGAACTTCACGGTGGAGGGGATGGACGACTCCACCGTCCGCATCGGCGACGTGTGGGCCGTGGGCGAGGCGCGTGTGCAGGTGTCGCAGCCGCGCATCCCGTGCTGGAAGATCGCGCGGCGCTGGGGGATCAGGGACCTGTCCGCGCGCGTGCAGCGCACCCGCCGCACCGGCTGGTATCTCCGCGTGCTCGACGAGGGATGGGTGGCGCCGGGAGACGAGATCACACTGCTGGAGCGGCCGCACCCGGAGTGGACGGTGCTCCGCGCCAGCGACGCGCTCTACACCCGTCCGCACGACGTGGCCGAGGTGCGCGCGCTGGCCGCCGTCGCCGCGCTGGCGCCCAGCCTGAGCCGCGTGCTGGAGCGCTACTTCACCGCCGCCGAGGTCCCGTCCGACGAGCCGCGCCTGGTCGGCCCGAACGCCGACGCCGGCGGTAACTGATCAAAAGAATTGGCCTCACGCAGAGCAGCAGAGGCAGCAGAGAAAACACTCCGCTGCCTCTGCTGCTCTGCGTGAGGCCCTTCTGTTCAGCCGGGAGAAATCCGTCAATCCGGCAGCGGGCTGCGCTCGCGGAAGTAGTCGATCACGGCCTTGCCGATGGCCTCGGCCTTGATGTGCAGCGTCACGCTCTTCACCGCCCAGCCGACCAGCGGGATGGCGCCGATGGCCTCGCCGGCCACGGCGCCGGTGAGCGAGCCGAGGACGCCGCCCAGGTGCGCCTTGAGCGCCTCCTCGTCGAACGCGGGGATGCCGAAGGCCTCGCCCACCTGGCGGATCATCAGCATGTCGGCGGCGCCCAGCGCGAAGGCGGCGCCGGGGATCCAGCCGGTGAACAGGTTCGCCTTCGCCCAGCGGTCCACCAGCGTCCGGGCCCGCCGTTCCGCCTCCGCCTTCGTCGCAGACGCGCTCATCGTCTCTCGCCTCGTGTCTCGGGAAAGCGCGGGCAAACACTCCCGCGCGGGATTCATCGTCTCATCGGCCGTGCACGCAATCTGTGGCCGAGTGCAGGAGAACGGAATCCGCGCGGCGATAGTTTCGCGCGCCGCACCCCGCCGGGCTACGGCTCGAGGCTGAAGGTTACGGGCAGCGTCACCCATGCCGCCACGGAACGGCCCTCGACCTGGGCTGGGCGAAACCGGAGGGTCTCGGCCGCCAGTGCCGCCGCATCACCGAAGGCGGCGTCGGAGGCCCGGTCGATTTCGATGGAATAGGGATCGACCGTCCCGTCGGCCAGGACCCGGAACGAGATCTGGGCGCTCCCGGTGACCCCCGCATCGCGGAGCAGGCGCGGATAGTTTCGCCGGAACGCCTCCCCGGCCGCCGCGCGGTCGAGGAGCGCGGGCGGCTCCGCGCGGACGAGGGCGTCGTCGTCGCCGGCTTCCCGCAACTCCGCATCGAACGTGCACGCGGCCTGGGCGATGGATCGCCAGGCGCCGGCTTTCCCTTCGGACGCGTTGCGGCTGTCGAGGTCGAGCGTACGGCCGCCGGCGGGCACCACCACGGGGACGAGCCAGAACGTCCGGAGCTTGAGCGCGGCGTACAGCAGGTACGGCCCGGGCCGCATTCCGCCGACGGCGTAATGCCCGGTGCTTCCCGTCGGATAGCCGGGCAGCGCGTCGAAGAAGCCCAGGACGGCCGCCTCGGCGTTCGATGCGCGCGCCGAGGCGTCGGGAACTCCCCGCGCCAGCGAATCGGCGACGGCGCGCCAGTAGTCCCTGCGGTCGCGGCGCGCGCGCATCGCCGAATCGGCGGCGACGCGCGCATCGCGGCGCAGGTGGCTCGCGCGGAACCAGGCGGAGTCGAGCGCCGCGCACAGCGGTGCCGCCGCCCTCAGCGCGTCGGGCGGCACCAGCCGCACCACGGCGTCCGCGACCGGGTGCACCTCGCCGAAGTACTCGAGGCTGACGTCGCCCTGCACGCTTCCGACTCGAGGCGGCTGCGGGGCCGAGCTCGCGGCCGCCGTGGTCGACGTGGCCGGCCTCTGCTGCGCAGCCGCGCCGGAGCCCGATGGCCACGGCGACAGAAAAACGGCAGCAAGAATCGGCAGCGCACGCGGGAGAAATCCAGGGCGATCAGGAGGCAGGCGCATCGATCGGCTTTTGATGGGAGTGGGGCGGGAAATAGATTGGAGTTTCCGTCATCACCCCGGGATCATAGCCCGTACATCGGCCGCGGAACAAGAGCGCCGGATCACTGCGCCCGCACCCGCCGCCTTCATCATCATGAATCGCGGGCTACGACCGCCCGGTGCCCTCTGTCCTCGATCGGCTGTCCCCGTCCCCTGTCCCCTAATCTCCGCTGTACATCGCCTCGAGATCGTAGACCGCCTCGGCGGGGCCGATGACGATCAGCGTCTCGCCGGGGAGGATGATGCGCTCGGCGTCGGGGTTCAGCGTGAAGGCACCGCCGGGCTCGCGCACCGCCAGGATGCTCACGTTGCGCACGCGGCGCAGGTCGCACCCGGCCACCGTCTGCCCCGCGAACGGGCTCTGCGGCTCGATGGTGATCTGCCCCACGTCGACCTTGATCTCCACCCCGAAGCTGAACACCTCGTTGAACAGGTCGTGCACGGCGGGGCGCAGCAGCGCCAGCGCCAGCCGGTGCCCGCCGATGGCGTCGGGCGTGACCACGCGGTCGGCGCCGGCGCGGCGCAGCTTGGGCTCGCTGGCCTCGTTGTTGGCGCGGGCGACGATGAGGAGGTCCGGGTTCAGCTCCCGCGCGGTCAGCACCGTCAGCACGTTGTTGGCGTCGCCGTCCAGCGCGGAGACGAGCCCGCGGGCGCGCTCCACGCCGGCGGCGCGCAGCACCTCGTCGTGGGTGGCGTCGCCGATCACGTGCGGGATGTTCTCGGCCAGGAACAGCTCCTCCACCTGCTGCGACCAGTCGATCACCACGAACGGCTCGCCGCGCGCGCGCAGGTCGCGCTCGATGCGCGTGCCCAGCCGGCCGTGCCCGCAGATCACGTAGTGGTCGCGCAGCCCCGCGAGCGACTGTCTCATCCGCCTCCTCTGCACCGAAAGCCAGAGCGTCTGCCCGAGCATCACCTCCACCGCGCGCGTGGCGGCCCACGCGCCGGTGCCCACGCCCACCACGATCACCCCCATCGTCCACAGCCGGCCGGCGGCGGTCAGCGGCTTCACCTCGCCGAAGCCGACGGTGGCCACGGTGATCACCGTCATGTACGCCGCGTCGAGCCAGCGGAGATCCTCGATGAAATGGTAGCCGATGGTGCCCACCACGATCACCACCAGCAGCAGCGCCAGCGACACCTGGAACTGCCGCACCGGGTCGACCAGCGACATGCGCAGCCGGTGCATCGGCGCCGTTCGGGTGTCGCGGCGCGGCCTGGGCGGGCGCACGCTTCCCAGCCGGCGGCGGCGCTCGGAGCCGGAGCGGCGGTTGCGGCGTGCGTCAGGCGGCATGCGCGGCGGTGGGCGTCACGTCACCGTGTGTGTCCGAAGTCTTTGGAACTGCAGGGTCTGGGCGTGTTTGGCGCCGAGACGCCAAACCGGGCTGCGCGCGCCGTAGGCCACGATACCGCCGTGGCCAACGGCGCCGGGCCGCCGCCGCGCCGGGCATCCGCGCGTCACGCGGTATCGGTGTGCGCGCGGCGCCGTCCCGGCCCTCCGGGCGCGCATCCCTCACGCGGGTGCATCACGCAAGCTGACGTGCGGGGCCGTCGCCGCCAAGGCTCTCGCGCGAAGCGGCGGCCTCCGCGCGTTCAGAAGTGCCCGCTGCAGCGCCACGTCCCCGGCGGCTGCGACCAGGTGCAGTCGTTCATCCCCGGCCCGGAGTAGCGGAAGGTGAGCAGGTATCCGTCGTCGGTGCGCACGTAGCCGAACGGCCACGCGGGCTGCACGGGCGGCGCGAGCGCCTCGGCCGCGATCCATCGCGGTGCCAGCCGCGCCAGGCTGTCCGGGTACGTCCCCGTCTCGCCGCGATAACGCGCCAGCGCGGCGATCACCGGCTCCGCGCGCCGGTATCTCCGCTCCGCCTTGGGCCCCTCGCCCGGCGCCGGACAGGCCGCGAGCACGCCCAGCAAGAGCCCCGCGCTCGCCGCGACGATCCGCCTCCACCCGCTCCGGAAATCACGCACCGAGCTCGCTCCCGAGCTGAGTTCTCCCCTCCCCCATCCCTCCCCCCTCGTGGGGGAGGGGCCGGGGGTGGGGGGGATCCGCGGCGGCGCCGCACGGACGCCCGTTACGCGAACCCCCGCGTCGCCGCCACTGCCGCGCGATACCGCTCCACGTGCCGCTCGATCTCCGCCGCATCCCACCCGATCCCCGGCTCGCGCGCCATCCGCTCCGCCACCTCCCGCGCGACGGAGAGGCCGCCGTCGCGCGCCTCGTAGAACAGGTGCAGGCGGCGGACGAGCAGGTCGTCGAGCGTCATCGCCATCTCGTGGCGGACGGCGTTGGGCACCTCGGCCCAGACGTACGGGAAGGGCGGCAGGATGCGCTCGCCCAGCGCCCGGTCGCGGCGAATCGCGCCCTGCAGCGCCTCCGCATCCTCGCCATAGCTGCGCGCCAGGTGCTGGGCCACGTCCGGATCCAGCGCCAGTTCGCTCGCCTCGCGCCCGAGCCGCGCGGCGAACTCGTCCCACGGCTCGCGCGGCGCGCCGGGAAGCGGCAGGTCGGCCGTGGGCGAGATCCCGCTCTCCACCTTGTGCTTCTCGCGGAGACGGCGGGCGGCGCGGTCCACCACCTGCTCCGCCATCACCCTGTACGTGGTCAGCTTCCCGCCGGCGATGCTCAGCAGCCCCGAGCGGTCCCACCAGATCTCGTGCTCGCGGCTGGTGGCGCTCTCGCTGGCGCCGGTCTTTCGCGGCGCCAGCAGCGGCCGCAGCCCCGCCCAGGTGCTGATCACGTCCGCCGCCGTCAGCTTCGCCGCGGGGAAGACGGAGTTGGCGGATCTGACGAGATAATCAACGTCCTTTGCGTCCGCGCGCACGTCCCCGGGCGAGCCGGCGTAGTCCGTGTCGGTCGTCCCCACGTAGGTGAAGTCGCCCCACGGCAGCACGAACATCACCCGCCCGTCCACCGGCGACTGGAAGGTGATGGCGTGCCGGTTCCCGATCCGCCCGCGCTCGACCAGGATGTGCACGCCCTTGGTCGGTCGCAGCCGCGGCTTCGCGCTCGCGTCGGCGAGGCGGCGCACTGCGTCGCTCCACGGCCCGGTCGCGTTCAGCACTACCCGCGCGCGCACCTCCGCCTCGTCCCCGGTGACGCGATCGCGGACGCGGGCGCCGCGCACGCCCCTGCCGTCGTCCAGGAAGCCGACCACCTCCGCGTGCGAGACGACGGCGGCGCCCGCCTCGTGCGCCCCGCGCGCGTTCGCGACGGTGAGGCGCGCGTCGTCCACGGCCGCATCGTAGTACATCGCCGCGCCGGTGAGGCCGTCCTGCCGCAGCCCCGGCTCCTCGCGGGCCACCTCGGCGGGGTCGAGCACGCGGTGGCGGCGGATGTTGCGGAAGAGGGAGAGCGCGTCGTAGAGCCACATCCCCGCCTGCAGCATCCACCAGGGGGTGGGGCCGCCGCGGTAGACGGGAAAGACGAACGGAAGGGGATGGACGAGATGCGGCGCCAGCTCCAGCAGCCGGCGCCGCTCTGCGCTGGCCTCGAACACCAGCGCGAAGTCGTACGTCTCCAGGTAGCGCAGCCCGCCGTGCACCAGCCGCGACGAGCGGCTGCTGGTGCCGCCCGCGAAGTCGCCCGCGTCCACGAGCGCCACGTCCAGCCCGCGCCCCGCCGCGTCGCGCGCCGCCGCCGCGCCGGTGATCCCACCGCCGACCACCAGGAGATCGAACTCCTCGCGGCTCAGCGCGTCCCAGTGCTCCGCGCGGACGGCGGCCGAGAAGGAGCCCGCCCCGAACGCGTCGCGGCCGCCGGGCAACCCGCTCTCCGTCAGGCCGGTACGTCGGTGAAGCCGAGCGCGCGCAGCAGCGACGAGAACGACACGTCGGTGTGCGAGAGCACGAACACGCCCTCGAAGGTGGTGTCGAGAAAGGTGAAGTCGGTCTCGATCATCAGCCCCGACACGTGATGGGCCAGGTCGGCGCGGCTCCCCTCCTGCAGCTCGGGGGTGCCGATCATCACGCTCTTCCCCAGGAAGGTGCCCAGCACGCCCACGTAGGCGGCGCAGACGATGTTCCCCATCTCGTTGAGCGCGCTCTGCTCCAGCGGCCCCACCACGTCGGCGGGCGGGCGGCGCAGCATCAGCGACACCATGCGCAGCGCGGTGTCGCGGGCCAGGATGAGCGACGCGCGCTCGCCCCCGCTCTCGGTGACGCCGATGATGGGGACGGCCACGACGATCAGCGAGCCGGTGCCGGGGAGCTCGCCCGCCACCTCCACCTCGCCCACGGCGAACTGGATGCGGGGAACGGAGATCATCACCCGCAGCCCCGTGAGCGTCGACAGGTTGGTGGCGGCGTGGCCTGCGCCGATGTTCACCACCTCGCGGATGGCGTCGAGCTGCTTGGGCGTAACGGGCGTCTGCGTCATCACACTCGGGTCCGGCACGGTGCCGCGGAAAAAGGGTCCTGTTTCGAGGCGCGGGAGGTCGCTGCACGATGCGCGCCCCTCGCGGCTGGTCTTCCGTGCGAGCCCGCGCCGCGCCCTCGTCCCCGCGACTTGGAGCGCGTATGAGAGGCCTGCGCGGCGTGCGAGCTTCCGCACGGAAAAAAGCTCGCGCGGGGCGAGATGTTTGTGCCCCCTGCCTCTCCCGGTACGGGAGAGGTGGCGAGCCTGGGCGAGCCGGAGAGGGCGCGACGCCGCGTCGCGCTCGACAGTCCGTCCTGCGCCTGGGAGTTTCGCGACAGCCTCGTCGGCCGTCTTACAACCTCGGCGGCGTCACGCCCACCTGGCCCTGGTACTTCCCCTTGCGGTCGGCGTAGCTCACGTCGGGCGGCGTGTCGCCCTCGAAGAAGATCACCTGCGCGATCCCCTCGTTGGCGTAGATCTTCGCCGGGAGCGGCGTGGTGTTGCTGATCTCCAGCGTCACGTAGCCTTCCCACTCCGGCTCGAACGGCGTCACGTTCGTGATGATCCCGCACCGCGCGTACGTCGACTTTCCCACGCACAGCGTGATCACGTTGCGGGGGATGCGGAAGTACTCGACGGACCGCGCCAGCGCGAACGAGTTCGGGGGGACGATGCAGACGTCGCCCTCGAAGGGCACGAAGCTCCGGTCGTCGAACGCCTTGGGGTCGACGATGGCGTTGTTGACGTTGGTGAAGATCTTGAACTCGCTGGCCACCCGCATGTCGTAGCCGTAGCTCGACACCCCGTAGCTGATCGTGCCCTGGCGCACCTGCGCGTCCTCGAACGGCTCGATCATGCCGTGCTCGCGCGCCATCCGCCGGATCCAGCTGTCGGGCCTGATGCTCATGCGGGAACGGGACTTGAAGGGGGCGGGAAGGCTCCGCTCGCGGGGGCGAACGGAGGGCCGGTCCGGGGGTATCCGGACGCGCTCGGGAATGCCGGAAAACAGCCGCCAACGTACGCCCGCCGCCTGCGCCGGGCAAGCCCCGCCGCTGCTTGACATCGCTTGCGCGCGGGCAGTATCTTGGCCCGGCTCCTGACA
Proteins encoded:
- a CDS encoding chemotaxis protein CheC codes for the protein MTQTPVTPKQLDAIREVVNIGAGHAATNLSTLTGLRVMISVPRIQFAVGEVEVAGELPGTGSLIVVAVPIIGVTESGGERASLILARDTALRMVSLMLRRPPADVVGPLEQSALNEMGNIVCAAYVGVLGTFLGKSVMIGTPELQEGSRADLAHHVSGLMIETDFTFLDTTFEGVFVLSHTDVSFSSLLRALGFTDVPA
- a CDS encoding potassium channel protein → MPPDARRNRRSGSERRRRLGSVRPPRPRRDTRTAPMHRLRMSLVDPVRQFQVSLALLLVVIVVGTIGYHFIEDLRWLDAAYMTVITVATVGFGEVKPLTAAGRLWTMGVIVVGVGTGAWAATRAVEVMLGQTLWLSVQRRRMRQSLAGLRDHYVICGHGRLGTRIERDLRARGEPFVVIDWSQQVEELFLAENIPHVIGDATHDEVLRAAGVERARGLVSALDGDANNVLTVLTARELNPDLLIVARANNEASEPKLRRAGADRVVTPDAIGGHRLALALLRPAVHDLFNEVFSFGVEIKVDVGQITIEPQSPFAGQTVAGCDLRRVRNVSILAVREPGGAFTLNPDAERIILPGETLIVIGPAEAVYDLEAMYSGD
- a CDS encoding TonB family protein — protein: MQGDVSLEYFGEVHPVADAVVRLVPPDALRAAAPLCAALDSAWFRASHLRRDARVAADSAMRARRDRRDYWRAVADSLARGVPDASARASNAEAAVLGFFDALPGYPTGSTGHYAVGGMRPGPYLLYAALKLRTFWLVPVVVPAGGRTLDLDSRNASEGKAGAWRSIAQAACTFDAELREAGDDDALVRAEPPALLDRAAAGEAFRRNYPRLLRDAGVTGSAQISFRVLADGTVDPYSIEIDRASDAAFGDAAALAAETLRFRPAQVEGRSVAAWVTLPVTFSLEP
- the dcd gene encoding dCTP deaminase, which produces MSIRPDSWIRRMAREHGMIEPFEDAQVRQGTISYGVSSYGYDMRVASEFKIFTNVNNAIVDPKAFDDRSFVPFEGDVCIVPPNSFALARSVEYFRIPRNVITLCVGKSTYARCGIITNVTPFEPEWEGYVTLEISNTTPLPAKIYANEGIAQVIFFEGDTPPDVSYADRKGKYQGQVGVTPPRL
- the glpD gene encoding glycerol-3-phosphate dehydrogenase; this translates as MPGGRDAFGAGSFSAAVRAEHWDALSREEFDLLVVGGGITGAAAARDAAGRGLDVALVDAGDFAGGTSSRSSRLVHGGLRYLETYDFALVFEASAERRRLLELAPHLVHPLPFVFPVYRGGPTPWWMLQAGMWLYDALSLFRNIRRHRVLDPAEVAREEPGLRQDGLTGAAMYYDAAVDDARLTVANARGAHEAGAAVVSHAEVVGFLDDGRGVRGARVRDRVTGDEAEVRARVVLNATGPWSDAVRRLADASAKPRLRPTKGVHILVERGRIGNRHAITFQSPVDGRVMFVLPWGDFTYVGTTDTDYAGSPGDVRADAKDVDYLVRSANSVFPAAKLTAADVISTWAGLRPLLAPRKTGASESATSREHEIWWDRSGLLSIAGGKLTTYRVMAEQVVDRAARRLREKHKVESGISPTADLPLPGAPREPWDEFAARLGREASELALDPDVAQHLARSYGEDAEALQGAIRRDRALGERILPPFPYVWAEVPNAVRHEMAMTLDDLLVRRLHLFYEARDGGLSVAREVAERMAREPGIGWDAAEIERHVERYRAAVAATRGFA
- a CDS encoding MOSC domain-containing protein, producing MKLLSIQVALPREHGREGAEKAIDRPWTTAFFKEPVAGPVWLGRTNLAGDRQADPEHHGGPDRAVMCYAAAHYLFWRDELGRELPHGGFGENFTVEGMDDSTVRIGDVWAVGEARVQVSQPRIPCWKIARRWGIRDLSARVQRTRRTGWYLRVLDEGWVAPGDEITLLERPHPEWTVLRASDALYTRPHDVAEVRALAAVAALAPSLSRVLERYFTAAEVPSDEPRLVGPNADAGGN